Genomic DNA from Niallia circulans:
CAGAGAATGTTTTTAGCCTTTTGAATAACTGGTCTTTTAAGCCAACCATTTCCGCCAGTTCTGCAACTCTTGCTTTATAGGCTTTTGGCATCATCCGATATAACGGTCTATATGGATATATCCCGTATATACTCACATGGAGGCGAATGTTTTCTTCTGCTGTAAGTTCTAAATCTAAGCTAGGGTTTTGAAACAGGATGCCAATTTGTTGCCGGACTTTTTTTGCATCTGTTTCTAAATCAGCATCAGCAATTTTAACAATACCGCTTGACTTGGAAAGGGTTGTTGTCAAAATAGAAATAGTCGTTGTTTTGCCAGCACCATTAGGCCCTAAAAAAGCGAAAAATTCACCAGGATTAACAGAGAAACTGATTCCGTTAACGGAAGGCTCTTTTGCTCTTTTGTATTTTTTTGTTAAATGCTCGATCTGAATAATTGGTTCCACCGTAATTCCTCCTTCTGTTTTTCTTACATGAGACAGAATAAAAGAGGAATGTGAACGGAGTATGAACGGATGAAATAAAAAAACTATTTCATCTGGCACTAGTTTCACATGAAAGGATAAGGGAGAGGAGGGGGATGCCATTTTATATTAAGGCATAATAAGACGGGTGTCGCCACATTCTGCAATGTGGATACGTGCTTTGATTAATGAAGTATGACTTTGACGAGGGAATACAGCAGCTGCATTAGTTAAATTCACCGCATATCAATCAGCTAGGAAATATAGGGTAGAGCCTTTTGATAGGCTCTATTTTAAAAATACAAAAATCTAGGTGGTTTAAACCTCTTCTTAACAATAATTAGTTATATGGAGGGAATAATTCCTAATTGTTATATGACAGCAAAATTGAAACCATTGTACCTGCGACATTACCTGATGGAGAGAAACGCATATCTCTGCTATGTGAGGAAAGTGGGGAACTAGAACTTTATACTTTACAAACAAAGCCTGCTATTTTCCGTTTTTAAAATACTTTATACCAATACAGTGTTTTATCGATATTAGGATTGAAAGCATGTTTAAGTGAATCAACACCGCCGAGCTCCATTCCTTGTTTTAAATAAAATCTGCAGGCAAGAAGATTATCATCCTGTGCTTCAAGAGAAATCCCCCCCAATCCTCCGGATAATGCCCACTCTTCAGCTTTTGTAAAAAGAATGTTACCGACCCCATTTTGTCTGAATTTCTCACATACTGCTATATTTTCAATATAGCAGAATTTATTCCAATCCTTAATTAGCCTGATTTGGCCAACATATTCGCCATTAAGAAAGGCTAGAAAAATAGCTTTATCTTCTTTTTCGATATACTCATGCCATGGAAGCGTATCATCAGGGAATGTAGTATATCTTATCTGCTCATACAACTCTTCTTGAAAAGACCAAACCCCATTTAAAAGGGAAGGGACTAGTCGTCCGATTATTGGAAAGCGTTCATTTGTTTTATTAATATTGCTGATATGCTCTGTTTGGAATGGAATAACAGTAATCTGCTGGTATTTCATCGTATACCTCCTTATTATGTAATTTCCTACATAATAGCATGGTTTTTACAGCAAAGTGTAAATAAGTTATAATTTTCCGTTAATTAAAACAAAAAAGAAGACACCAGTTAGATGTCTGGTGTCTTGCTAGGGGTTAATAGACTTGGCTTCTCACTTTTTCCTGATAGGCAACAGCCCGATTTCGACCCTGTTCTTTAGCTTGATATAAAGCATTATCAGCATGTAAGATGAGCTGATGCAAATTTGATTTACCCGGTTTACTTGTACTAAAGCCAACACTGATTGTAAGTGCCAGGCTGCTATTATTTTCTAGCTGTAACTCTTCCTGCTGCATTTCAGCAACAAGTCGTTTCGCAAGCAGCAAGGCTTGTTGCTGGGAAGTATTAGGGAGAAACACGATAAATTCCTCACCTCCATAACGGCCAACAATCCCGCTAGTATGACAAACTTTGTGAATGATGTTTGCTGCAAAAACAATCGCCTTATCACCGATCATATGGCCATATGTGTCATTGACACTTTTGAAATGATCAATATCAATTAAAAATAGGGAAGACTGGTCGTGAAAACTGTTTGTAATTTGGAAAAGCTCAGTTATTTGTTCAAAGAAATACTTTCGATTATACAAATTTGTTAAGTGATCAAACATAGCTGAAACCTTTAAATTTTGATAGTTTTCCAGCTTCGTTAATAGGCGCGGGAATTGATCTGCAAAGGAATCTGTAATAATTTTCGCTTCAAAATTTTGCAGCTTCCCCTGATTTTCATCAAAAACAACGAATAGTCCTTCCTTTTTAGCAACTTTAACTGGAATAGTAAGTAACGAATGAATGTCATTTTGTATACCGAATGGATTATTATGAATATTTGCCAAGAACTGTGGTTTATTCATAAGCTCTTCTGCAACAGTTAGCTGGTTAGCATCAATGGTTTGCCCATGTTGTACCGAAATGTTCCAGCCGTCTTGCCCATGCTCCAAAAACACCCCATTAGGAAAGTTAGTTGCCTCCTGCAATGTTTTTAAACCACTTTCAATTAAAGCAGGTGTGTCTTCTATTTCCTCCATCCTTTTATAGGAATTATGAAGAAGAGATTGGATATAGTATTTTTTCGACTCCTTTTCCTTTTCCAGATTAATCCTTTTAATTTTGTCTGCAAGCCCAAGCGATAAGATAAACACTTCTGCAAGTGCCCCGATTTTTGGTCCATTTTGTATCACAGCATAAAGCGGTACAAGCTTATAGGCAGCAAGTAAGTTAACGATAACACCCAATACCAACAAGCCCCATGCTGCTAAGAAATAGACGGCTTCCCTTGAGGTGGCTCTAACTGTGATTGCTATAGCAATAATAAATCCAACAAACACTGTTGCAATGACCGTACTGATCATCGTTGCGATAGAAGGTGCAACCATAAATGGTGACAAAAGCGATACAACTGCAACAGCAACAACCCAATTAATCAGTTTATTAAGTAGTGGAGCTACTATGTTGAGCTGCAAAAAATGCTTTGTAAATTGTAAAGCAAATATAGAAGAGAAGATGATAAAGAACGAATTTGACCTTAACGCCCACCAAGGAAAATCCCCCCAGAGAAATTGGAATGCATATCCATCCCAAATTAACTGCATGACCGTAAAGCCGATTACAAAGAGAATATAATATAAGTACGTTTTTTCTCGCAAAGAAAAGAACAAAAAGCAATTGTAAATAATCATTGCAATCATGACTCCATAATAAATACCATTGCCAGTTTGGCTGAGATAGTTATTTGTTGAAAAGGCTATGGGGTCCCAAAGGACTATTGGTGCTTGAAAAAATGTTTCTGTCTTTATTTTCAGAAAATAATCTTGTTCGGCATCTGCCTTAAGTTTAATTGGAAAAAGCAAATTCTTATGTTTTATTTGTCTAACGTCAAATGGCAGGCTATATCCAATTGTATCCTCTTCTATAAGCTTACCGGCTACTTCTCTATACAAGGTAACAGAGCTTAAATGAGGCTTTTTAATTTCAAGCAAAAGTTCCTTTTCACTTGAAGAAGAATTGGTTAGAGGGACGTTTATCCAGTAGCTTGCAGTACTGATGCTACCAGAAGCGTCTGTTTCACCAAAAGGCTTAAACTCCTTTTGCTTACCTAGAATACTTTTTGGATTTATTTTATCGTAATAATCAATATAGATGGATGTCTTATTTGTAATGTTAATCTCGTCCAAGCTGTTCCCTATGCTGATTGGTTGTCCCGCTAATGCCTTTTGGGCAGGTGTCAACAATACAGCTACTAATAAAAAAAGAACCAAAAGACGATTCTGAGAGAATATTTTCATAAAATAACTCCTCTAAAGCAAATTAATAGTATAATTATACCATGATTTTATAGTCTCTCTACCAATGGAGGAAAAAAATGCATAGTATTTTGTATAGTGATTTAGAAAAAACATTAAAAACCGGCGACATTGTTTTATTTAGCGGCCAATACCAAATAAGTAAACTTGTAGAAAAGCTGGAGCATAGTAAATGGTCTCATGTTGGAATGGTTGTTAGACCTGATCCAAACGGAGAAGTATATTTCTTTGAATCTACTGCTTTAATCAATCTAGAAGATGTTTTGGAGCATGATAACAAAACTGGTCCAAAGCTTGTTAAACTGCTAGATCGTTTGAAGACATACGGAGCAGATCTTGTTCCATATATTCCACCAGTTTATGCAGTTCGCCAATTCCTTAAAGACACAGTTAATGAGGAAAAACTGTATGATTATATTAAAAAGGTTCATGGCATTCCAAACCCAGGTGAATGGAAAATGATTGAAGAAGTTATCGAAGGAAGGATCTTTTCTATTCCGTCCAAAAGCAATGATTACACATGCAGCAAGCTTGTTGGCGAAACATTAGAAACGCTTGGGGTTTATCACCCGAAAAAGCCTCTTAACGGGCTTATGCCGATGGATTTTTCTACAGACAGTCATATCAAACAGCTAACTTCGTTATGGGATAAGGAAATTATTATTAATCTTGAACAACAAGAAGTGGTAAGCTGATAAAAAAGCTGGCGGGATGATCCGCCAGCTTTAAAAATAAACTTTTTCTCCTTTTTTGGCACTCTCAACAGCTCCAAAAACCATCATCATGCTTTTTAAATTATCTCTGCAGTCCGTTTCTGCATTTCTATTTGCTTCAACTGATGCAAACATTTCATCAAGGCAGCCCCAATGACCTTCTTGACCGTTCCAGCTTCCTGCAAAAATTTGCTTTTTGACTGGGAAAAGAAAACCAGCCTCATTAGAAGGATCTATTGTTTCAGCATATGGGTTGTTTATACCATCCCAAGCGGCGCTCCCTATGCTTCCGGTTGCACGCCAATCAGATTCCCAGGAGGTGTGAAGACCTTCTGCACACCAAGAACCGTTATACGTAAATACCGAGCCGTCATCCATTTCAAAAATACAAATAGCTGATGCGTTGCCTTTATACCAGGAGCCTTTTGGATTATATTCATGGCAATAGACGGACACTGGATTAGCCTGAAGAAGAAACCGTGCTTGGTCAAAAGTATGTATGGCCATATCGACAATTAACGGATTATCCATGATGTCCCGAAAGCCGCCAAAATGGGGACCAAGAAAAAAGCTAGCATGAAGGGAGCCAACCTGCCCGATTACCCCGGATTGGAGCAGCTCCTGATAGGCTCGTATTTGTCTGTTATACCGTCTATTTTGCATTACCGTGTATCTTTTACCAGATAGTTCGGATGCAAGGACTAAGTCTTTCGCTGCGTCGAGTGTTTCTGCCATCGGTTTTTCGCCAAACACATGACAGTTAAGCTTTAATGCAGCAGATACAATCGTTGGATGGGCTGCTGGAATGGTGATATCAAACACTAAATTTGCGCCAGTATTTTTTATGGCCTCTGTTATATCTGAAAACACAGGCACATCCAGTTGAAATTTATTGGCTAATGCTGCTGCAGATTCTATTTGTAAATCTACGAGTCCAACAATCTCAGCGTTTTTACGCTGTAAGGCATATTCAATCCAAGTATGAGACATTCCTCCACAGCCGGCAACGACAATTTTATGATTAACCAAGCGCAACACCTGCACTTTCTTCAAAGTTATTAAAGCGTTTACATAAATTGAGTATAACGAATTTCTGCCCTGCTGGGAACAGGAATTTTGGAGTGAAAATACAAAAAATCATCCATAGAAAATAGCGTAAGGGCAATACTACATAAAAAAGCCAAGGAGGCTGACTATGCCAAAGAAAACAGAAGCTGCACCAGATGTGACAACAGATAGAGAGTCAAATGTTGTACCGCTTAATAAAGAAAGCAACAAAGATCAAATAGCAGAGTTAAATCGAATGCTAGCCGCAGTTATGAATTATATTTCGGACGATGAAGTGGAGGAAATAGATGTTACATACTTACTTGATAACACAGAAGGTCTTAAGGAATGGTGGGATGAATATAAGGAAAGCAACAGGAAGGTTGTCGAGGAAGAAATAAAAAAATCATTGAATAAGCTGTCCTTAAAGGAACTCGAACATATTCGTGAACAAATAATGGAGAAGCAAGAGTGAGGCTGTCTGATTGGGACAGTCTTCTGTCTTTATTAAGAATTTAGTGATAGTATTGTATCAATTTTACATGATTGGTAAATTCTTAAAATTAGGTGTTTATCAACACGCCTCATTTAAGGAGAACTTTCGTATAGACCTGCTTAGTTCTTGTTAAAGTACTTGCTTAAGACAAAGCACAAGAAGACTCTGCACTCAGGAGTCTTTTTAGTTTTTTTAAGAAATAAAATAAAGGGGGATTGGTTTATGAATGAAAAAACAGAGGAAGTGCAATTTCAAAGAAATAACGCAACCTTTTACATACGAGCAGCTAAACCAAAAGATGCTCAAAGCCTATCGGTCTTGAGGCTGCAAATTGATGGGGAAACAGAAAATCTGGACAGGGAAAAAGGCGAAGGTTATTTAGACGGGCAAGCTTTCTTAAAGGTGATTGAGAAAGATATCCATGCTAAAAACAATTTGTTTTTAGTGGCAGAAACAAAAGGAAAGCTTGTTGGCTTTTCAAGATGCGAAGGCAGCGATCTCAAGCGAATGTCTCATAAGGCGGAATTTGGTGTTTGTGTTTTAAAGGATTATTGGGGATACGGAATTGGCAGTCTGTTTCTTAAGAAGTCCATCCATTGGGCGGAATGTATAGGCTTGAAAAAGCTTTCCTTACATGTTCTTGAAATAAATCAAAATGCGATTCGTTTGTATAAAAAACATGGCTTTGAAGTAGAAGGTGTATTAAAAAACGATAAGTTGCTTGCGGATGGCTGTTTTTACAATACGGTTGTCATGGCAAGACATGCTTAAAACGGTAAGGGAGAAAGCAAATTGGAAGAAATATTCGGGGAAAAAAGAACGGACAGCCAATATCGCTATCGAAAAGGTGTATATGCAGTAATTCTGTTAGAAGGAAAGGTTATGACAGTGTTAAACTCTCATGGTCATTATTTTTTGCCTGGGGGAGGCGTTGAAATGGGAGAATCTAATCAAGAGAGCCTTACAAGAGAAGTGCTTGAGGAAACCGGATATATAGTTGAAAAAGCGGAGTACATTGGCAATGCAGGCAACTACTTTACTTCCTTTCAAAATAAACCAATTTATAATGATGGCTACTTCTACAGAACATCAATAGGGAAACAAGCGCAAAATCCGACGGAAACTGAATATAGTATGAAATGGATTAATGTGAAAGATAGTCAGTCACTGTTGTTTCATGCACACCATGTCTGGGCAATAAAAAAAGCCGTACAGAAAATGATGTAGTAAGTTAGTTTTCTTAAAAGGCGATGGTAGGTCATTGCTTGTAAAGTCTAGACAATGAATATAATTATTCCTCATACTGCTGTTGAAAAAACTGGTATAGAATTGTTTAGGCAACAAATACTAATGATAACGAAAAAATTTCCAGAGTTTTGAAGGAGCATGAAACACATGAATAGTGATAAATTAACCTCTGTAGAATTTGGTGCATTATGGACAACTTATCATAAAAAAACAATGATACTACGAATTTTAGAGCATCTAATTCAACACGCAGAAGATCATAAAGCAAAGACATTAATGAGTGGATTATATGAAAAGCTTGAAAAAAAAGTTATTGAAATGGAAATTATCATGGAAAAGGCTGGAGCAGCTAAACCAGCTGGCTTTACTAAGGAAGACTTTCATGAGAATGCTCAAGCATTATTTACAAACGGTTTTGATATCATGTTCTGCCGTATTTTAAAGGAAATAAGCATGGGGATGTATGTCCTTCATACGACGATTTCTTACCGAGCAGAAATTATTAACTTTTATCGCGAACTGACTGAGATTACTCATTTATATTATCACCATTTTACCGATTATTTACTTAAAAACGGTTTCTCTAAGCTGCCGACGACAATAAAGCTGCCGAGCTCCATTGATTTCATCACAGATACATCGTATATGAAAGGAACCAATCTTCTTGGCCAAAAAAGGCAATTAAATACGGTGGAATATGGACTCCTTTATCATTCTGTTGAAACAAATCTTTTCGGCATGCAGCTGATGAAGGCATTTGCACAATGCTCGAAGGATAAAGAGGCAAAGCAATATTTCACTAAGGGACAGCAAATTTCAGAGGAAATATTGCAAGGAACGGAGAAAATACTATTAGAGAACAATATTCCCTCTCCAACAATGCCTGGAGGTGTGCTGACTTCCTCGGTTGATGCCCCTTTCTCAGAACGATTAATGCTATATTGTACATATTTGTTAGGAGGCTTCAGCATCGGCGGACAAGGTTTCAGCTCGGCTTTTACATTGCGAAATGATATTATTGCAAAATCAGCCATTTTTGCGAAAGATGCCTTTGAATATACATTAGAAGGAGCTAAGCTAATGATGGAAAAGGGCTGGATGGAGGAACCCCCAAAAATGGAACTTTGAAAACAATAGGGCAGATTTGGTCCTTTGTGACAAAAATAGTAAAGGCTATCTTCCATAAAGAACTAGAAGTCATATGCTGTCTATTAAAGCACCAAGTCATACTAAAATCTTTTTGTATTTGTAACCTAAGTGACATTATGTAGGATGACTTGTCTTATGTATAGGTCTATAAGAATGTAAATTGGGAATCGTTCCTGTTATGATCTCAATGGTATTTTAAACACAAATAATAAAAAGATAATGATTAGTGCAGACAGAAAATAAGATAGGAATGGTCGTTTATGATGCAAACGAAGCATTACGTACATCGTACTGTAAAAAGGAATCTCCATCCATACTTCATAGCCGTTTATCAATTCAATCCGCTTAAAATATAAAAAGACCGATTCTACTAAAAAAGAGCATATGATCCATTTGATAATATATTTGCTTTGGATGACATTGTTCCCTTCAAAAGGGTAGTTCGCCAAGTATAGCAGTGCTATCGCAGGTAGATTAATAAAACTGTGCAGTATGTCCACTAATATCGGATAATGATGAAAAATATCAGGCGTATATCTCCATAGAGGTTTATTTCGGCAGAGAAGATTATATAGTAAGTCACAAATGATTATATACATCAAAGTAAGGTGATAGGTATGGATTTTTTTCCAATCCTTCCTGAAATAACATACTAATATCAGTGTTATGGAAAGTAGAAGATGCATTTTTTTCCTCCTATCACCTAAAACAAGCAGGCATTAATCTTATGTACATGTATATATAGTTTGTTGTTATTTACAGTTATTATTCATTGCCAAGGATAACTGCTTTTTTTCTGTTGAAAAAGGAAAATGTAACCTGCATGTTGAAATAAAAAAAGAAGGGAAAAAATGTTATATAAGGTTGTGATAAAATGACGAGCCAAAAGCTGCGTAAAACGAGGTCAGAACAGGAATTAATACGTATAAATGTGCCGGTAAACGAACACTTACCATATGTAGAGGCTGAACCAGATGTACTTATTCGTTCCAAGGTGGAAATTATTAACCGAATAATCCCTTTAACGATAACTGCTGCTAAAGCACTCGAAGCACCTGATGAGTATTTGGCAGAAGCGGTTGAGGACTATCAAGCAAATAAGCTTTTTACGAATGAAGAACGGCAATTCATGGAGTCTGAAATCACAAATGAGCAGGCCAAAATTAATTTTTCATGGAAATTAGAAAGTATATGGGTGCTATTATGGTCTGTAGGTCTTGTCCCCGAATTAAATTCTCCTGATAAAACATGTGATGTTGATCTGTTGTTAGATGTTGTTCTGAACAGTTCGAGGGATGACCTACTAAACAAGGCTACTGTTAAAGAAAAAAGCATCATTCTCGATGAATTAGACTTTATATATCGTGCTCATTGGGCTGTCCGTAATGCTCAACTGCATGGTACTGACATTCCTGCTGCATTAGATGAAGGGGTTGTATATGAAAGGCATTATGCTTTTAATTGGCTTGTGCACTATATGGATCAGGAATGGGAAGAAATAAGTACGGATACTTAAAAAGTGATCCAGGTGGCTACATGTCAGCTGGATTTTTCCACTTACAAGGGAAATAAGGCGAGGGAAGAGAACGAATGGTGCTATGAAAGAACCATCCTTCTGTTCATTCATAAAATAATACTAGCCATTGAGAAAAAGAATAATCAGATACAGGAGGTTAACAATTGCTGAAAGGATATATGTATAATACTGCCTCCATATTAATGATGGGTGTTGGGCCGTTGATTGCTAAGTTTGGTCTGCAGACTATATCTGCGAGCACTGCCGCTTTCATTAATGCCTGCACAATCATTTTTGCCTGCTATATTTGGGGACATTTGCTAAAGCGTCCTGTCAGATTTTATGTGTCAAAGGATATGACTATTTTGTCTTGCTGTAATGTAATGGGTGTATTACTTATGTATGTTAGTTTAAGTTTACTTTCTCCTGTTCAAATCGGTTTTTTAGGTAGGTTTTATACCGTGTTTGCCGTGCTGTTATCGTTCTTTATGTTGAAAGAAAATATTTCAAAAATCGAGTGGTTGCTTGTTCTGATTGCAGTTGGCGGCACCTTTTTGTTTATTGCACCGAAGGACAGTGGCAGCTTATCCATTCTAGGTATCATTTGTGCCATCATGTACACCTTCTTTTTTGCGTTAAGCAATGTATTAGTGAAACAACGCATGGAAAAAGGCATCCATTCCAATTCAATTCTTTTCACAAATAGTATGTGGACAGGGGCTTTACTTGGAATTTATATGCTGGTTTTCCCGTCAAGCTGGCATGTAACGCAAAGTGGTGTTTCGTTTACAGCAATTGCTTCCCTTATGACAGGTTTCTTAGGAACATTGTTTCTGTATGAAGCATTGAAACGAATTAGATTTTCCATAGCCAACATTATGAGAGCCTCAAGCCCAGTTTTGCTCGCATTTGTCTCCTACCCGTTTTTTCCAGTTGAATTGACACTCTTAAACATCATTGGTGCAGCCATTCTTTTGGCATCGATTATGCTGATTGGCATTGTCGATTTTAAAGGGCGAAGAGTGGATAAAGGACTACAATAATG
This window encodes:
- a CDS encoding NUDIX domain-containing protein, with product MEEIFGEKRTDSQYRYRKGVYAVILLEGKVMTVLNSHGHYFLPGGGVEMGESNQESLTREVLEETGYIVEKAEYIGNAGNYFTSFQNKPIYNDGYFYRTSIGKQAQNPTETEYSMKWINVKDSQSLLFHAHHVWAIKKAVQKMM
- a CDS encoding diguanylate cyclase, whose product is MKIFSQNRLLVLFLLVAVLLTPAQKALAGQPISIGNSLDEINITNKTSIYIDYYDKINPKSILGKQKEFKPFGETDASGSISTASYWINVPLTNSSSSEKELLLEIKKPHLSSVTLYREVAGKLIEEDTIGYSLPFDVRQIKHKNLLFPIKLKADAEQDYFLKIKTETFFQAPIVLWDPIAFSTNNYLSQTGNGIYYGVMIAMIIYNCFLFFSLREKTYLYYILFVIGFTVMQLIWDGYAFQFLWGDFPWWALRSNSFFIIFSSIFALQFTKHFLQLNIVAPLLNKLINWVVAVAVVSLLSPFMVAPSIATMISTVIATVFVGFIIAIAITVRATSREAVYFLAAWGLLVLGVIVNLLAAYKLVPLYAVIQNGPKIGALAEVFILSLGLADKIKRINLEKEKESKKYYIQSLLHNSYKRMEEIEDTPALIESGLKTLQEATNFPNGVFLEHGQDGWNISVQHGQTIDANQLTVAEELMNKPQFLANIHNNPFGIQNDIHSLLTIPVKVAKKEGLFVVFDENQGKLQNFEAKIITDSFADQFPRLLTKLENYQNLKVSAMFDHLTNLYNRKYFFEQITELFQITNSFHDQSSLFLIDIDHFKSVNDTYGHMIGDKAIVFAANIIHKVCHTSGIVGRYGGEEFIVFLPNTSQQQALLLAKRLVAEMQQEELQLENNSSLALTISVGFSTSKPGKSNLHQLILHADNALYQAKEQGRNRAVAYQEKVRSQVY
- a CDS encoding DUF4272 domain-containing protein, translating into MTSQKLRKTRSEQELIRINVPVNEHLPYVEAEPDVLIRSKVEIINRIIPLTITAAKALEAPDEYLAEAVEDYQANKLFTNEERQFMESEITNEQAKINFSWKLESIWVLLWSVGLVPELNSPDKTCDVDLLLDVVLNSSRDDLLNKATVKEKSIILDELDFIYRAHWAVRNAQLHGTDIPAALDEGVVYERHYAFNWLVHYMDQEWEEISTDT
- a CDS encoding DMT family transporter, translated to MLKGYMYNTASILMMGVGPLIAKFGLQTISASTAAFINACTIIFACYIWGHLLKRPVRFYVSKDMTILSCCNVMGVLLMYVSLSLLSPVQIGFLGRFYTVFAVLLSFFMLKENISKIEWLLVLIAVGGTFLFIAPKDSGSLSILGIICAIMYTFFFALSNVLVKQRMEKGIHSNSILFTNSMWTGALLGIYMLVFPSSWHVTQSGVSFTAIASLMTGFLGTLFLYEALKRIRFSIANIMRASSPVLLAFVSYPFFPVELTLLNIIGAAILLASIMLIGIVDFKGRRVDKGLQ
- a CDS encoding GNAT family N-acetyltransferase gives rise to the protein MKYQQITVIPFQTEHISNINKTNERFPIIGRLVPSLLNGVWSFQEELYEQIRYTTFPDDTLPWHEYIEKEDKAIFLAFLNGEYVGQIRLIKDWNKFCYIENIAVCEKFRQNGVGNILFTKAEEWALSGGLGGISLEAQDDNLLACRFYLKQGMELGGVDSLKHAFNPNIDKTLYWYKVF
- a CDS encoding Gfo/Idh/MocA family protein, translated to MVNHKIVVAGCGGMSHTWIEYALQRKNAEIVGLVDLQIESAAALANKFQLDVPVFSDITEAIKNTGANLVFDITIPAAHPTIVSAALKLNCHVFGEKPMAETLDAAKDLVLASELSGKRYTVMQNRRYNRQIRAYQELLQSGVIGQVGSLHASFFLGPHFGGFRDIMDNPLIVDMAIHTFDQARFLLQANPVSVYCHEYNPKGSWYKGNASAICIFEMDDGSVFTYNGSWCAEGLHTSWESDWRATGSIGSAAWDGINNPYAETIDPSNEAGFLFPVKKQIFAGSWNGQEGHWGCLDEMFASVEANRNAETDCRDNLKSMMMVFGAVESAKKGEKVYF
- a CDS encoding DUF3231 family protein, whose product is MNSDKLTSVEFGALWTTYHKKTMILRILEHLIQHAEDHKAKTLMSGLYEKLEKKVIEMEIIMEKAGAAKPAGFTKEDFHENAQALFTNGFDIMFCRILKEISMGMYVLHTTISYRAEIINFYRELTEITHLYYHHFTDYLLKNGFSKLPTTIKLPSSIDFITDTSYMKGTNLLGQKRQLNTVEYGLLYHSVETNLFGMQLMKAFAQCSKDKEAKQYFTKGQQISEEILQGTEKILLENNIPSPTMPGGVLTSSVDAPFSERLMLYCTYLLGGFSIGGQGFSSAFTLRNDIIAKSAIFAKDAFEYTLEGAKLMMEKGWMEEPPKMEL
- a CDS encoding GNAT family N-acetyltransferase, giving the protein MNEKTEEVQFQRNNATFYIRAAKPKDAQSLSVLRLQIDGETENLDREKGEGYLDGQAFLKVIEKDIHAKNNLFLVAETKGKLVGFSRCEGSDLKRMSHKAEFGVCVLKDYWGYGIGSLFLKKSIHWAECIGLKKLSLHVLEINQNAIRLYKKHGFEVEGVLKNDKLLADGCFYNTVVMARHA